A section of the Micropterus dolomieu isolate WLL.071019.BEF.003 ecotype Adirondacks unplaced genomic scaffold, ASM2129224v1 contig_13843, whole genome shotgun sequence genome encodes:
- the LOC123966629 gene encoding olfactory receptor 6N2-like, with protein MDEDLNVTYITLDGYVEVHKYRYIYFMIIFVAYILILCSNSTIVYLICIHQNLHEPMYVFIATLLINSVLFSTAIYPKLLIDLLSEKQIISYSACLFQFHMFYSIGGSEFLLLAVMSYDRYVSICKPLQYPTIMKKTTVITLLALAWLVPACQLVVSPTLSVNEKLCSFKLDVIFCNNSIYKLYCVRSRAIFIYGVFSLLSVALFPLLFILFTYAKIFKITYRSCREVRRKAAQTCLPHLLVLINFALLGTYDVIIVRLESDIPKSVRLIMTLQMVLYHPFNPIIYGLKMKEINKHLKQLLH; from the coding sequence ATGGATGAAGACTTAAATGTAACATATATAACTCTTGATGGGTATGTGGAAGTTCACAAATAcagatacatttattttatgatcATTTTTGTAGCATATATTCTAATACTCTGCAGTAATTCTACTATTGTGTACCTTATCTGTATTCACCAAAACCTCCATGAGcctatgtatgtttttattgcaaCGTTGTTAATCAACTCTGttcttttcagcactgctaTCTACCCAAAGCTTTTAATTGACCTTTTATCTGAAAAACAGATCATATCTTATTCAGCCTGTCTCTTTCAATTTCATATGTTTTACTCTATAGGAGGTTCAGAATTCTTACTTTTGGCAGTCATGTCCTATGACAGGTATGTTTCTATATGTAAACCTCTGCAATATCCAACCATCATGAAGAAAACAACTGTCATTACCCTTCTGGCTTTAGCTTGGCTTGTACCTGCTTGTCAGCTTGTGGTATCACCAACATTAAGTGTTAATGAAAAGCTCTGTAGTTTTAAGCTGGATGTAATTTTTTGTAATAACTCAATTTACAAACTTTATTGTGTGCGGTCCAGAGCAATATTTATATATGGTGTGTTCAGTTTGCTGAGTGTAGCACTTTTTCCTTTGCTCtttatactttttacatatgcaaaaatatttaaaataacctATAGAAGTTGTAGAGAAGTCCGGAGAAAAGCTGCACAGACCTGTTTACCTCACCTGTTGGTTTTGATAAACTTTGCCTTGTTGGGCACGTATGATGTTATTATAGTTAGACTGGAATCTGATATCCCAAAATCTGTACGTTTAATTATGACTTTACAAATGGTTTTGTATCATCCCTTTAATCCAATCATATATGGACTAAAGATGAAAGAAATCAATAAACACCTCAAACAGTTGTTACATtaa